Within bacterium BMS3Abin14, the genomic segment GCCCTCAAACCGTCGATCCCTTTGAAGGAGATTTTACGTGATCGAGCCCGACGCTTTGCCGTCCGAGTCCATGGACGACGGGGAAACCATACTGGAGGCCCGTGGTCTCTGGAAGGTTTTTGGGGAGAACCCCCGCCGCTTCTTCGACTCCAAGTTCAAAGACGAATCAAAAGACAAGATCCAGAACGAAATGGGGCTGGTGGTCGGCCTCCGTGACATCTCCTTCGAGGTCCGAAAGGGTGAGATCTTCGTCATCATGGGGCTTTCCGGAAGCGGGAAGTCCACTCTGATCCGCTGCCTGATCCGGCTTGTCGAGCCCACCGCCGGTGAGATCCGCATCGCCGGCCGCGAGATCTGCTCATTGGACGCCAAGGGCCTGATGAAGTTTCGTCGACGGTCAACCGCCATGGTCTTTCAGGCGTTCGGCCTTCTGCCCCACTATACGGTCCTTGAAAACGTCGCCTACGGTCTGAAGATTCGCGGGATGCCCCTTGAAAAACGGATGAATGTGGCCCAGGCAGCAGTGGAAACCGTGGGTTTGAAGGGATGGGAGAGTTATCTGCCCTCCTCTTTAAGCGGCGGAATGCAGCAGCGGGTCGGTCTTGCACGGGCCTTCGCCGCTGATCCTGACATCATGCTCCTCGACGAGCCTTTCAGCGGCCTGGATCCTCTCATACGCCGACAGATGCAGGACGAGCTGATCCAACTGCAAAGTGAGCTTCAAAAGACCATGATCTTCGTGACTCATGACGTTCAGGAGGCCCTCAAAATCGCCGATCGAATCGCTATCATGCAGGACGGGAGGATCATCCAGATCGGCACCCCCGAAGAAATCATCGCAGAACCAGCCACCGATTATGTTCAGGAATTTGTAAAGGACGCATTTCCCGCCACTGTCCTCACCGCCGGGACTATCATGGAGGACCCGGAAGCCGATATTCATGTCTGGCAGGGACCCAAGGCTGCCTACGCTCTTATTCGCCGCAGCAAAATGGATTTTGCCTTCGTCCTCGACAAGGCCCACAGGGCCGTGGGCGTCCTGAAACAGGATACGGTGAGAAAACTTGTTAATGACGGTAACGACTCAATTGCATCCGGGATGGTCACCGATTTTGAGACCTGCACCACCGACATGACGGTGGAAGAACTCTTTCCCCTGGCTACCGCAAGCCCCTTCCCCATAGCCGTCCTCGATGATGATGAAAAGCTTCTCGGATATATCCGCAATCACACCATCATTGAAAGCATGATCCAGGAGGGTCACCCTGAGGACGCGGAGAACCGGAATGTTTGAGTTTCCAAAACAACTTTATTTACCCCTGGAGAAGTGGATCGATTCCCTGATGGACTGGATCATGACCCACACCGCCGGTTTTTTCGACATCATCGGGAACGCTCTCCTGCAGGTCCTCATTGTCATCGAGAAGTTCCTCCTCTGGCTGCCGTGGCCGGTGGTTCTCATCTTTACTGCCGTGCTGGCCTGGAGGACCATGGGGAGATGGTGGCACGGCGTGATAATGGCGGCTTTGATCTTCTTCATTGGAGTCTTCGGTTACTGGGATGATTCCATGAGGACCCTTGCCGTGGTCATCGCCTCGGTGGCGGTGTCCCTTGTCATCGGCTTCCCCGCCGGGATACTCATGGCCCGCAGCAACCGTTTTCGGGCGATCCTTCACCCGATCCTTGACGGAATGCAGACCATGCCCAGTTTTGTCTACCTGATCCCGGCCATGATGCTTTTCGGCCTTGGAAAAGTGCCGGCTGTGTTTGCCACCGTGATCTACGCTGTTCCTCCCATTATCCGTCTCACTAACGTGGGCATCCGTGGAGTCCCGGAGAGCGTGGTGGAAGCGGCCAGGTCTTTCGGCGCAAGCAACCGTCAGATCCTTTTTGACGTTCAGCTGCCCCTGGCCTTTCCCAGTATCATGGTGGGGGTGAGCCAGACGACCATGATGGCACTGGCCATGGTGGTCATCGCCTCCATGATCGGCGCCAGAGGACTGGGCCTGGAAGTCCTCAAGGCAATCAACCGCATAGAGATCGGCCACGGGTTTACGGCGGGTCTCAGCATCGTCTTCCTGGCCATCGTCATAGACCGGATCACAAATGCCTTCGCCATGAAGCAGCAAAAACACCTGGGTTGACAGGTTTTCTGTCCGACTGAAGTTCGACAACACTTCCAGGTCGACAGTGGATGATCTCCCATTTGACAACTCCGGAATCGCTCAAAAGGGATATCGTAAATCGCTGCACCGCATGCAACCGACCTGGGAGATTTTATTAAAGGTAAGGGCGTTGCCGGAACGGTTACGCTGCACGAGCCATGCAAGGTAACCCAGGTGACGGGAAATCGGGGCCTGTCAATCCCTCCCACGGGATATTTTCTTCCCCGTTGGGCTTGACGGAAGGACGGGAAGACCCGCGGCCCTTTCCAGTTTGTCGCGACTCTCGGAAAGGAACAGCCGGAATCCTTCAGCAGCCGGGCTCAGCGGACTGTTCGGAAGATACAGCATGTAGCTCCTGCGACGGAAATTGAGGTCGGATACCCGGACGGCGCAAAGGTTCCCGACCATGACTTCCAAGGTTACCGCCCTTGATGAGACGAAGGCAACGCCGAGGTTCGCGGCCACCGTCTTCTTGATGGCCTCCGTGCTCCCAAGGTCCATCGTGTGCACCAAGGAAACGCCTGTCCGCCGCAACTCCTCTTCGATAATCTCCCTGGTCCCGGTGCCTCTCTCCCGGAGGATGAACATGTCCTCGGTGAGGGTCTTGGTCGATACGGTTTCCATGGTGGCAAACCGGTGCTGAGGGGAAACTATCAACACCATATCATCCTCCAGATACTTGTCCATGGCAAGTTCCGGAAAGGGAACAGGCGGCATGACAAATCCCAGTTCCACAATACCGTCCCTCACCTGACGAATAACCTCTTCCTTGTTCGAGATGGCAAGACTGATCTCGATCCCCGGGTGTTCCGATTTGAACTCTCCCAGCACGTCGGGAATCATGTAGATTCCGATAGTGGTGGCGGCGCTGATCCGGAGATGTCCTCGGATCAGCCCCTTCAGGCCGTCGATAGCCTTCTGCGCATCCGTCAGGAGCTGAAACACTCGGATGGAGTATTGTTCCAGGATCTGTCCCGCTTCCGTGATGGCGAGAAATCGTCCTTTCCGGAGGAAAAGTTGCGTGCCGAGATACTCTTCAAGGCCTTGGATCTGTCGGGAAACGGCGGGCTGGGTGAGATGAAGCTCTCCCAAGGCCTTGGTAATTCCCCGGAATTTGGCAACCGTCAAGAAAGTGCGGAGGCTGGAAAGATTCACATCCATTGAGTGTTCCCCTCTTTCCGTATATATTACTAAAATGCATACATACCATAGAATATATGCATTTCCAATATGTTTGTTTTTCTGATACTCATTCCCCCATGCTTGGGAAAGAACGTTATTCTTTCAAAGGTGAAGCCCATGGTTACCAGCGGACGGACAGCCAAGGACATCATGACCTCTCCGGTATGTACGGTTCAGCCGGTGGATTCTCTGGAGAAGGTGATCGACGTGATCTGCCGGCGCTGTGTCAGCGGGGTCCCCGTGGTGGAGGGAAAGGGACACTTGATCGGACTGATCTCGGAACACGACATCCTCCACGCCATGTATCCCGGCAACGTCGACACCCAGGAAAAACCGCCCAGTCGACGGGCCGCGCAAAGCCTGAGAAACGTAAGCAAACTCCTTGCACGAGACATCATGGTTACGCAGGTCATCACCGCGCATCCGGAAACTGAACCCCTTCGACTGGCATCAATCATGGCCCTGCAAAAGATCCGCCGCATTCCTATCGTCGAGGGGGAAACACTTGTAGGGATCGTCAGCTACGGGGACGTGTGCAGGGCTATCTTCGGGATGCGGGGCTTCGGCGACAAGTCGTCGGGGCCCGGATCATGACATCCCCCGGTTCGTTTGGGAAAAGGAGATACAGGATGCATGAGAAGATCGATCTTACGCTTCCCGAGTTACTCGCCCACGGGGAGTCGGATGCGCCGGCGCTGCTTGCGCCCGATCGCACGGAACTGACTTTCCACATGTTGCGCGAACAGGTCTACGCGCTTGTCGAACGCCTGGCCTCCCTTGGCCTGGCGGGGGATCGGATCGCGATTGTAATGGAGAACGGACCGGATCTTGCGCTCTCCCTCTTGGCAGCGTCCATCTGCGGCACCGCTGTGCCTCTCAATCCAAAGTATCGCGGCGCAGAGTTTACCTTCTTCTATGAGAAAGCGAACGTAAAAGGATTGATCGTTTCGCCCGACATCACCCCTGAGGCCGTTGACGCGGCCTCGCCCGGAACGATCGTAACACATGCGGTGGCCGACCGATCCGGCATGCTGCACTTTGAGTCCACCGGGTCCAAGCGATCCGGGCGAGATCTGCTGAGCCCGGATCCTGACGACGTGGCGATCCTGCTGCACACAAGCGGCACCACCAAATGCCCCAAGAGCGTGCCGATCCGGCACCGCAACGTGGCCGCATCGGCCGCCAACATAGTCAACGCCTACAACCTCACCCCCGAAGACCGGTCCCTGTGCGTGATGCCGCTGTTTCACATCCACGGGATCGTGGCCTCGCTGCTTGCACCGCTTGCCAGCGGCGGATCGGTAGTATGCCCGCCTGGTTTCGACGCGCGCCTTTTCTGGGGATGGGTCGATATGTTCCATCCAACCTGGTATTCTGCCGTGCCGACGATGCACCAGATGTTGCTTTCGCGCACCGACCAGCACGCCGAGGTCATCCGCAACAATCCGTTCCGCTTCATTCGATCCTGCAGCTCCCCCCTGCCGCCCACCGTGAAAGAACAATTGGGTGCGGTCTTCAACGTACCGGTGACCGAAGCCTACGGAATGACCGAAACCACTCACCAGATAGCCAGCAACCCTCTGCCGCCGGGGATCTGCAAGCCCGGGGCGGTAGGCTACGGCGTCGGCGTGCAGGTGGCGATCATGGACGAGGCGGGCGCGCTGCTGTCGGCAGGATCCTCGGGCGAGGTGGTTGTGCGGGGTTTGAACGTGGTAGATGGCTATGAGAACAACCCGGAAGCGAACGAGGCCACGTTCGTTCGGGGATGGCTCCGCACGGGAGATCAGGGAGTGATGGACGAGGACGGCTACCTGACCATTACCGGCCGCCTCTCTGAGCAGATCAACCGCGGCGGGGAAAAAATCTCGCCTGCGGATATCGACCATGTCTTGCTCACCCACCCGGCTGTTGCAGAGGCGTTGGCGTTC encodes:
- the cmpR gene encoding HTH-type transcriptional activator CmpR encodes the protein MDVNLSSLRTFLTVAKFRGITKALGELHLTQPAVSRQIQGLEEYLGTQLFLRKGRFLAITEAGQILEQYSIRVFQLLTDAQKAIDGLKGLIRGHLRISAATTIGIYMIPDVLGEFKSEHPGIEISLAISNKEEVIRQVRDGIVELGFVMPPVPFPELAMDKYLEDDMVLIVSPQHRFATMETVSTKTLTEDMFILRERGTGTREIIEEELRRTGVSLVHTMDLGSTEAIKKTVAANLGVAFVSSRAVTLEVMVGNLCAVRVSDLNFRRRSYMLYLPNSPLSPAAEGFRLFLSESRDKLERAAGLPVLPSSPTGKKISRGRD
- the gbuA gene encoding glycine betaine/carnitine transport ATP-binding protein GbuA, translated to MIEPDALPSESMDDGETILEARGLWKVFGENPRRFFDSKFKDESKDKIQNEMGLVVGLRDISFEVRKGEIFVIMGLSGSGKSTLIRCLIRLVEPTAGEIRIAGREICSLDAKGLMKFRRRSTAMVFQAFGLLPHYTVLENVAYGLKIRGMPLEKRMNVAQAAVETVGLKGWESYLPSSLSGGMQQRVGLARAFAADPDIMLLDEPFSGLDPLIRRQMQDELIQLQSELQKTMIFVTHDVQEALKIADRIAIMQDGRIIQIGTPEEIIAEPATDYVQEFVKDAFPATVLTAGTIMEDPEADIHVWQGPKAAYALIRRSKMDFAFVLDKAHRAVGVLKQDTVRKLVNDGNDSIASGMVTDFETCTTDMTVEELFPLATASPFPIAVLDDDEKLLGYIRNHTIIESMIQEGHPEDAENRNV
- the proW gene encoding glycine betaine/L-proline transport system permease protein ProW, with the protein product MFEFPKQLYLPLEKWIDSLMDWIMTHTAGFFDIIGNALLQVLIVIEKFLLWLPWPVVLIFTAVLAWRTMGRWWHGVIMAALIFFIGVFGYWDDSMRTLAVVIASVAVSLVIGFPAGILMARSNRFRAILHPILDGMQTMPSFVYLIPAMMLFGLGKVPAVFATVIYAVPPIIRLTNVGIRGVPESVVEAARSFGASNRQILFDVQLPLAFPSIMVGVSQTTMMALAMVVIASMIGARGLGLEVLKAINRIEIGHGFTAGLSIVFLAIVIDRITNAFAMKQQKHLG
- a CDS encoding inosine 5'-monophosphate dehydrogenase, with amino-acid sequence MFVFLILIPPCLGKNVILSKVKPMVTSGRTAKDIMTSPVCTVQPVDSLEKVIDVICRRCVSGVPVVEGKGHLIGLISEHDILHAMYPGNVDTQEKPPSRRAAQSLRNVSKLLARDIMVTQVITAHPETEPLRLASIMALQKIRRIPIVEGETLVGIVSYGDVCRAIFGMRGFGDKSSGPGS
- the sauT gene encoding putative sulfoacetate--CoA ligase, which gives rise to MHEKIDLTLPELLAHGESDAPALLAPDRTELTFHMLREQVYALVERLASLGLAGDRIAIVMENGPDLALSLLAASICGTAVPLNPKYRGAEFTFFYEKANVKGLIVSPDITPEAVDAASPGTIVTHAVADRSGMLHFESTGSKRSGRDLLSPDPDDVAILLHTSGTTKCPKSVPIRHRNVAASAANIVNAYNLTPEDRSLCVMPLFHIHGIVASLLAPLASGGSVVCPPGFDARLFWGWVDMFHPTWYSAVPTMHQMLLSRTDQHAEVIRNNPFRFIRSCSSPLPPTVKEQLGAVFNVPVTEAYGMTETTHQIASNPLPPGICKPGAVGYGVGVQVAIMDEAGALLSAGSSGEVVVRGLNVVDGYENNPEANEATFVRGWLRTGDQGVMDEDGYLTITGRLSEQINRGGEKISPADIDHVLLTHPAVAEALAFAVPHRKLGEDMHAAVVLQASATERELRQHCASLLADFKVPRRIYILETLPCGKTGKPMRISMAEIMGLEE